A single window of bacterium DNA harbors:
- a CDS encoding FMN-binding protein, with translation MKTIVGMLVTLSIIGVVSGGGLAMLSSWADPLIAANKKADTERAIFQVQTEAKSYEKVDALPYECYRVLDATGNDLGYALPWEGNGFQGKIRMMIGVTSDMTTITAIEVLEQVETPGLGTKVTEDPYRKQFENLHAEPQVDWVKGVPPTKENEIQTITGATISSKAVVAIVNDGLLTLRKDMQAGGAQ, from the coding sequence ATGAAAACAATCGTAGGAATGCTTGTCACGCTTTCCATCATTGGCGTCGTATCGGGTGGCGGACTCGCCATGCTCAGTAGCTGGGCCGATCCCCTGATCGCGGCGAATAAAAAAGCGGACACGGAACGTGCCATTTTCCAGGTGCAGACGGAAGCAAAGTCGTACGAAAAAGTCGATGCCCTTCCGTACGAATGTTACCGCGTACTCGATGCCACGGGCAACGATCTCGGATACGCACTCCCCTGGGAAGGCAACGGCTTCCAGGGCAAGATTCGCATGATGATCGGTGTGACGTCGGATATGACGACCATCACCGCCATTGAAGTGCTCGAGCAGGTGGAGACGCCCGGACTCGGCACCAAGGTGACCGAGGATCCCTATCGCAAGCAGTTCGAGAATCTTCATGCGGAGCCTCAGGTCGACTGGGTCAAAGGTGTTCCGCCGACGAAGGAAAATGAAATTCAAACCATTACGGGTGCGACGATTTCATCGAAAGCCGTCGTGGCCATCGTCAATGACGGACTGCTGACACTCCGCAAGGATATGCAGGCAGGAGGTGCGCAGTGA
- a CDS encoding RnfABCDGE type electron transport complex subunit D: protein MSSVTVTEAPNERELLLSTSPHLQSRWTTKQIMWFVVLALLPSVISAVLFFGFAQLLVIAIAVGFAVGTEALIQYLMKKPIAVSDGSAVITGLLLGLILPPHFSLVFTALGAIFAIGVGKMLFGGLGYNIFNPALVGRAFLQAAFPVAITTWTIPNFAVDTVSKATPLAALKFDGVVTGLSSMMYGNVGGSLGETSAIAVLIGGVFLIVTGVANWRIPAAMLVGVIVFGGGLWLIDSSYPTPLFHIFAGSFLFGAVFMATDYVSSPITNLGMWIYGICISLVLVLIRVFGGLPEGVMYSILFMNAFVPLINRYTRPRIFGEVKS from the coding sequence ATGTCAAGCGTAACAGTGACCGAGGCACCAAATGAGCGAGAGCTGCTGCTCTCGACTTCGCCTCACCTGCAATCGCGCTGGACGACCAAACAAATCATGTGGTTTGTCGTTCTCGCGCTGCTTCCGAGCGTGATTTCGGCCGTGCTCTTTTTCGGGTTTGCGCAGCTGCTGGTCATCGCCATCGCCGTCGGGTTCGCCGTCGGTACCGAGGCGTTGATACAGTACCTGATGAAAAAACCCATCGCCGTCAGCGACGGCAGCGCGGTCATCACCGGACTCCTGCTGGGACTTATTCTACCGCCGCATTTTTCCCTCGTTTTCACCGCACTGGGCGCCATCTTCGCCATCGGTGTCGGGAAAATGCTCTTCGGTGGACTCGGCTATAACATTTTCAATCCTGCACTCGTGGGCCGTGCCTTTCTCCAGGCGGCTTTCCCGGTTGCCATCACGACATGGACGATACCGAACTTTGCTGTCGACACCGTTTCAAAAGCGACACCGCTGGCAGCGCTGAAATTTGACGGGGTCGTCACTGGCTTGTCCTCGATGATGTACGGCAACGTCGGAGGTTCGCTCGGTGAGACATCCGCCATTGCGGTACTCATCGGCGGTGTGTTCCTGATCGTAACAGGCGTCGCCAACTGGCGCATTCCCGCAGCGATGCTCGTCGGAGTCATCGTGTTCGGCGGTGGACTGTGGCTGATCGATTCGAGCTATCCGACCCCGCTGTTCCACATCTTCGCGGGCAGCTTCCTGTTCGGCGCCGTGTTCATGGCTACCGATTATGTGTCTTCCCCCATCACGAACCTGGGTATGTGGATCTACGGCATCTGTATTTCACTCGTGCTCGTGCTGATCCGCGTGTTTGGCGGTCTCCCTGAAGGAGTCATGTACTCGATTCTCTTCATGAACGCCTTTGTGCCGCTGATCAACCGTTACACGCGTCCGCGTATTTTCGGGGAGGTGAAGTCATGA
- the rsxC gene encoding electron transport complex subunit RsxC — MFKTFPGGVHPPEEKELSEHCAFEVMPLPASVILPLSQHLGKQAKPLVDKRATVARGQVVAEADGFISAPVHAPIMGTVKSIGRENNSNGYMKEALVIIPAKLKEDEEAPADVTMPPLDAETATPDEIRARVKEAGIVGQGGAAFPTFVKLNPPEGRELESVIINGCECEPYLTRDDRFMLERPDAIVSGLRLIMRALGVQKGIIGIENNKPDAIASMQKAVQGFDGLEVCALQTKYPQGAEKMLIKAVNGREVPPGKLPLDVGVVIQNIGTAVAVHDAVTKGEPSVTAALTVTGRGIRTPKNLIVPVGTPIKDVIEFCGGLTEDAGKVIVGGPMMGVAQYNLEAPVMKATSGIVVLTKEEVRAREETNCLRCGKCVDACPLHLLPTRLARLAELNRLEEAEEYGITVCMECGSCAFTCPANIPLVQWLRLGKQRVITMQRSRKADAA; from the coding sequence ATGTTCAAGACTTTTCCCGGAGGAGTACATCCTCCCGAAGAAAAAGAGCTCAGCGAGCATTGTGCTTTCGAGGTCATGCCACTGCCTGCTTCTGTGATTCTGCCGTTGTCGCAGCATCTCGGCAAGCAGGCGAAACCGCTGGTGGACAAGCGTGCCACGGTAGCGCGTGGACAGGTGGTTGCGGAAGCTGATGGCTTCATCTCCGCTCCGGTACACGCACCGATCATGGGTACCGTCAAGAGCATAGGCCGTGAGAACAACAGCAACGGCTATATGAAGGAAGCCCTGGTCATCATCCCGGCGAAGCTCAAGGAAGATGAAGAGGCCCCGGCCGATGTCACCATGCCGCCGCTCGATGCAGAGACCGCGACGCCAGACGAGATTCGGGCGCGGGTCAAGGAGGCCGGTATTGTCGGACAGGGTGGTGCCGCGTTTCCGACCTTTGTCAAACTCAATCCTCCCGAAGGACGCGAACTCGAGTCCGTCATTATCAACGGCTGTGAATGCGAACCGTACCTGACACGTGACGATCGCTTCATGCTCGAACGTCCCGACGCCATCGTCTCAGGTCTGCGCCTGATCATGCGCGCACTCGGGGTGCAAAAAGGCATCATTGGTATCGAGAACAACAAGCCGGATGCCATCGCATCCATGCAGAAGGCCGTGCAGGGATTTGACGGACTCGAGGTATGCGCACTGCAGACCAAATATCCGCAGGGTGCGGAGAAGATGCTGATCAAGGCGGTGAACGGGCGGGAAGTTCCTCCGGGCAAGCTGCCGCTCGATGTGGGTGTCGTCATTCAGAATATCGGCACCGCGGTTGCTGTGCACGACGCCGTAACAAAAGGTGAGCCCTCTGTCACCGCAGCGCTCACGGTAACGGGGCGCGGCATTCGTACGCCGAAGAACCTGATCGTCCCGGTCGGTACACCGATCAAGGACGTGATCGAATTCTGTGGCGGACTCACGGAGGATGCCGGCAAAGTCATCGTCGGTGGTCCCATGATGGGTGTGGCGCAGTACAATCTCGAAGCGCCGGTCATGAAGGCGACCTCGGGCATCGTCGTGCTCACGAAGGAGGAAGTGCGCGCAAGAGAAGAAACAAACTGCCTGCGCTGCGGAAAATGCGTTGACGCATGTCCCCTGCACCTGCTGCCCACGCGCCTTGCACGACTGGCTGAACTCAACCGGCTCGAGGAAGCGGAAGAGTATGGTATCACCGTGTGCATGGAATGTGGCAGCTGCGCATTCACCTGTCCGGCGAACATTCCGCTGGTTCAGTGGCTGCGCCTGGGCAAGCAGCGTGTCATCACCATGCAGCGCAGCCGCAAAGCTGACGCAGCCTGA
- the lysC gene encoding lysine-sensitive aspartokinase 3, whose amino-acid sequence MIVMKLGGTSLEDASAMKKACEIVRARIKQKPVVVLSAVAGVTNALIRCAELAADGKRAEAEAVVRDRVIERQYSIIANLIEGLQEQDMLIRQFKAFDEEIRNLIYGISITGDLSPRVLDFVMSYGERMSTAIMTEALREARVRAELLDSRQCIVTNSAFGKAEPLFDLTEAACERVIRPRLDKNIVPVLQGFLGANAQGVTTTLGRGGSDFSAAIIGTVMHADDIEIWTDVDGMLTADPNIVPSALRIREMSFREASELAYFGAKVLHPSTLLPAIEKDIPVHILNSRRPQVRGTLIKARPDPANVPVKSISYKRGITILNISSTRMLGSYGFMKKIFDIFNEYQTSVDLVTTSEVSISLSVEHSPELDALCEELQRYGELTVLRNKAIICVVGEKLKSEIGTPARIFSRLRDIPVEMISHGASEINLTFVIDDDRVPEAISELHDEFFSTVTETGIFE is encoded by the coding sequence ATGATTGTGATGAAGCTGGGCGGAACGTCTCTGGAAGATGCGTCCGCCATGAAGAAGGCATGCGAGATCGTTCGGGCCCGCATCAAACAGAAACCGGTGGTCGTACTTTCCGCTGTCGCGGGAGTGACCAATGCACTGATCCGCTGCGCAGAGCTTGCAGCCGATGGGAAACGCGCGGAAGCCGAAGCCGTTGTGCGCGACCGTGTGATCGAGCGGCAGTATTCCATCATCGCCAACCTGATTGAGGGACTGCAGGAGCAGGATATGCTGATCCGGCAGTTCAAGGCGTTTGACGAGGAAATTCGGAATCTGATTTACGGTATCTCCATCACGGGCGACCTCTCCCCTCGCGTCCTCGATTTCGTCATGTCCTACGGCGAACGGATGAGTACCGCGATCATGACCGAGGCGCTGCGCGAGGCACGTGTGCGAGCCGAACTGTTGGATTCCCGCCAGTGTATTGTCACGAACAGCGCCTTCGGAAAAGCGGAACCGCTGTTCGACCTCACGGAAGCTGCATGCGAGCGCGTTATTCGTCCGCGGCTCGACAAGAATATCGTCCCCGTGCTCCAGGGTTTTCTTGGCGCGAACGCGCAGGGCGTCACCACGACGCTGGGACGCGGGGGATCGGATTTCTCTGCTGCCATTATCGGAACCGTCATGCACGCAGATGATATTGAGATCTGGACCGACGTCGATGGCATGCTGACAGCGGATCCGAATATCGTGCCATCCGCACTGCGCATTCGGGAAATGTCTTTCCGCGAAGCTTCGGAGCTGGCCTACTTCGGGGCGAAAGTCCTGCACCCGAGCACACTGCTGCCCGCAATCGAGAAGGACATTCCGGTACACATCCTCAACTCCCGCCGACCCCAGGTGCGTGGGACGCTGATCAAGGCCAGACCGGATCCGGCCAATGTTCCGGTCAAATCGATATCCTACAAGCGCGGGATCACCATCCTGAACATTTCATCAACGCGGATGCTGGGTTCTTATGGTTTCATGAAGAAGATATTCGACATCTTCAACGAGTACCAGACCTCGGTCGATCTTGTCACAACCTCCGAAGTCAGCATCTCACTCAGTGTCGAGCACTCGCCAGAGCTTGACGCGCTGTGCGAAGAATTGCAGCGCTATGGTGAACTGACTGTGCTGCGGAACAAGGCGATCATCTGCGTGGTTGGTGAGAAGCTCAAATCCGAAATCGGTACGCCGGCGCGCATCTTCTCGCGCCTTCGAGATATCCCGGTCGAAATGATCAGTCACGGTGCATCGGAAATCAACCTCACCTTCGTGATCGACGACGACCGCGTCCCCGAAGCGATCAGCGAGCTTCATGATGAATTTTTTTCCACGGTGACGGAAACCGGCATTTTTGAATAG
- the lysA gene encoding diaminopimelate decarboxylase — MIDADGFSYREGELHCGEIPLSRIASRVGTPTYVYNLDSIISRYRAHASAFGGLQHEVCYAVKANPSLAILQGLAAEGAGFDVNSRGELYRALRAGADPSRITMTGVGKSQADVSDAIDAGIAHFNVESASECRLISEIALKKNTVADCLLRLNPDVEAGTHPHISTGESSHKFGLSARDIHSIAAQASWLPGIRITGLSFHLGSQIFSPEPYREALLLLITTLDEIAPMLEMQRPVIDLGGGFGVAYNEEQQSLDLADIAAILQNLLGERTDAFRFITEPGRSLVANAGVLLATVEHEKPGKDRIFCILDAGMNDLLRPALYSALHDVLPLMEPEGGQTTVFYDVVGPVCESSDTFAQRYPLPQLRRGDRVALLSAGAYGASMSSEYNSRPLAAEVVVHNGSWLLARERQQLDDMLRGEHLLTASEESRD, encoded by the coding sequence ATGATCGATGCCGACGGTTTTTCCTACCGGGAGGGTGAACTGCACTGTGGGGAAATCCCGCTTTCCCGGATTGCCTCCCGCGTGGGCACCCCGACCTACGTGTACAATCTCGACAGTATCATTTCCCGCTACAGGGCGCATGCATCCGCTTTTGGTGGACTACAGCATGAGGTGTGTTACGCGGTCAAAGCCAATCCCTCGCTGGCAATACTACAGGGACTGGCGGCAGAGGGCGCCGGTTTCGACGTCAATTCCCGCGGTGAACTGTATCGCGCATTGCGCGCCGGGGCGGATCCTTCGCGTATCACGATGACCGGCGTCGGGAAATCACAGGCTGATGTCTCCGATGCCATCGACGCAGGGATAGCACATTTCAACGTAGAATCGGCGAGCGAGTGTCGGCTCATCTCCGAGATTGCTCTGAAAAAAAACACTGTGGCCGATTGCCTTCTTCGCCTGAACCCGGATGTGGAGGCAGGCACACACCCGCATATTTCCACTGGCGAATCGTCACACAAATTCGGTCTGAGCGCCAGGGATATTCATTCCATCGCTGCACAGGCGTCCTGGCTTCCCGGGATACGCATTACCGGACTCTCCTTCCATCTCGGCTCACAGATATTTTCCCCGGAACCGTACAGGGAGGCACTGCTGCTGCTGATCACCACGCTCGATGAAATCGCGCCCATGCTGGAAATGCAGCGGCCCGTCATCGATCTCGGCGGTGGCTTCGGCGTCGCGTATAACGAGGAACAGCAATCTCTTGACCTCGCTGACATCGCTGCGATTCTGCAGAACCTGCTCGGTGAGCGCACAGATGCATTTCGTTTCATCACCGAACCCGGCCGTTCCCTGGTCGCGAATGCCGGCGTCCTCCTCGCGACAGTGGAACATGAAAAGCCGGGGAAGGACAGGATTTTCTGTATCCTGGATGCGGGAATGAATGACCTGCTCCGCCCGGCGTTGTACAGTGCACTCCACGATGTCCTCCCGCTCATGGAACCGGAGGGGGGACAGACGACGGTGTTTTACGATGTGGTGGGACCGGTGTGTGAGAGTTCTGATACGTTTGCACAGCGCTATCCCCTGCCGCAGCTGCGGCGTGGCGACCGTGTTGCGCTCCTGTCAGCCGGCGCGTATGGAGCAAGTATGAGCTCGGAATACAACTCCCGTCCCCTCGCTGCGGAAGTTGTCGTACACAATGGTTCGTGGTTGCTCGCCAGGGAACGTCAGCAGCTCGACGACATGCTGCGTGGTGAACATCTGCTCACAGCATCAGAAGAATCCCGAGACTGA